Genomic segment of Arachis stenosperma cultivar V10309 chromosome 4, arast.V10309.gnm1.PFL2, whole genome shotgun sequence:
ATTCTCATTTTTTCGTTGAAACGTAAAGGTTGAGTGGCTGCCACAGTGATCTTCTCTGTGACGATCTCCTCTGACCGATCTCCTCCGGCGATGACCTCCTCCGGCGATGACCTCCTCTGACTGATATCCTCCGGTGACGACCTCCTCCAACGACGACCTCATTCGGCGATGTCTTCCTCAGCGGCGATCTTCTCTGGTGACCTCTCCTCCAACGACAATCTCCTCCTGCGACGGTCTCCTCCGGCGACATCTCCTACTGCGATGATCTCCTCCGGTGGAATTCTCCTACGCCGGCAATCTCGTCCATCGAGCTAATGTGCTGTGAGATTCTCCTCCCACAAGCTCGCGAGGTAGGTTCTTCTACCTCCTTTCCTTTGTTCTGTTGAAAAGATTTTACTCTAATTCCTTCGATCTCTTGAATTATTGATCAAAAATTTCAGAATACATGATAGATGTTGCGAAATGGCAACTACAACTACTAAAACTGCAGGAGCTAGGGTTTCTGAGGAAGGGGTCGTTGAAACATttcataatgatgatgatgaagcgCTCGATGCTGCGGAGAATGGAGTTGCGGTAATTTTGTAGTTTTATTGGATTATTTGTGCCTGAAACTTAATCCTTTTAGTTGACAGTTTGTTTTAGTTCCATGAGTTGATTATTTCATGCTTTATCAGTTCTGAATTTGTTCAAGGCATCAGATTCTAAAATGTTTGTGCGactaattttttgtgtttttcttttgcTAGTTGCTTTTAAAAAGGCAAAACAATATTCACTGAAGTGCAAATGCTTTCACATGTTAGATCTTCATTTAGTTCCTGGTGTACAAGAAGGCACTCCAAAGCACTGGTGTTGATCCCCAACCTGTCATCACTGCTGCCAAGGTTTAAGAATTTCACTTGTTTGATTCTGAATTATGATTCATGATGTTTGATGCAAGTTTCTGCAGTGCTCAATTTGGTTCCTGTTTAAGCAACAATGTGCTAGTTTCTGTATTTAGCATGTGTTTTATAAATACTAATCTGTTATGAAAGCATGGACTTCTTTGGAAAATTTCTCAATTTGCTCAGAGATAAGGTCTAATTAAGAGTGTGATTAGAATTGAGATTGCTAAATGTCTTTGGAGTTTCATTATTAAATTATACTCAATTGTCTTCTGTATTCTGTTTTTCGAAGTGTTCTTCATTTGATGCTACTAAAACTCTTTCTCCCCCTTTCGAAGTGGAGTAGTAACAGAACTTTCAAAAAGATATCAACACAAAACTACTTCATGGTTGATATTAGGTCAGAGAAAGATAAGGACAAAGCCAGTGTTCCTCACCTTTTGTCTAGTGTGAAAAACAGAATGATTTCCATTCCGTAAGTGAAATTAGCATGTGATTTTTACGTCCTTAAGAATAAGGCATCAAAACTGAAATATGATCTTCAAACTCATAATGGAAGAACTACCAAGCGAGCTCAGAGGACTTGTTAGGAATGTGAAGAAAGTGGAAGCTGAACTAGCAGCTTTGAAGATTTCTTACTTGAAGAAAATCAACAAAGGCTCCAACATTGTGATCATGGACTCGTTAGTTTCTTTGCTATTATTTTGAGTTACATCATTATATAAATTGATTATTAAGTGTTAACCATTGGTGCTGGATGCAAAATTAGGTACTCGGACTCGGCAAAAATAGTAGCAAGAACATTAACGAGCCTCGGTTTCAAGAACACGTGGATAGTGGCAGACGGGTTCTCGAGGAACAAAAGGTGGTTACAGAGTAGACTAGGAACAGATTCTTATTTCTCTTCATTTGCAGAGGTGTTGTCTCCATCAAGAGTTATCCCTGCAGCTGTTAGAGGTTTTGGAACAACCTCCCAATCAAGTGCCAAGCTTCTTCCTGGAGCTGATtgattctcttttcttttctttttttttttattttcaaatacaAATCTACCCCTTGTGTATGTTCAAGTCGTCCTTATTTTTTGTTTCATCATTTTCTCATAATTAGTTTTGCTCCTTATAATTTCTTTTTGTCTTAGTTAGAATTAGAGTACACTTATTATATCTTGTTTGTGAAGTAATTTAATGCAATGATATCACAAGATAAAATTTTAACGTTAACAACTGAACATCTAAATTACCATGTGAATAAACTAACTGTAATGTATAAAGATCAATTGATCTgctgttttgttttttttaggtGCTAATGGTCTTGCATCCCCCAAGGGATTTTCTTGAAGATAAATTCAATCCTGGGTACACTATAGCGCAGAATTTTGGTGGTGACCTATTTGTTGAAGTCCTGGATTTCTCTCCCTTTGATGTTGTTGCTTGGCATGGTAATTATGTTCCATATAAGGTGGGTTACTCTTGTAGCAACATTGTTTCAAGAGAATGTTATCATTTCAATCTTCAACGTCCTTAATTCTGCGTTGTGTACACATTTTAATCAATGACTTATAGTTGCATGGTTAAGTAATTTCAAGATTTTGTAGTTTCAAGTGTACTgttttttatttagatttaaTTAGTTCTTTTATTGCGGTGAAAAATGAATAACGGCATCTATTTCAAGTTCTGTGAGCTTCTTGAACATGCATGACAACATCATTAATTTTTCCTAATTACTTCTTTTGTCTATCTTTTTCAGTACTTTAGGGCGAAATTGAGAAAAAGGCATCTTCCTATTGTTCACTCAGTTTAAGAGCTACGAGGTTTGGTTCAGTTCTGAGTTCTGAGTTGCATGTGAACTAGTTCTATGTTCTATCCTCTTTAGCTTTCTTCTCCcacttcaataaaaaattttgtgaaatttattatgatttactgattttgtttaaaatttatatttattttttcttatttgtttgaaaaatattattatatttaagaTAGATAATAGGTGAttaatttatcattaatttgttgttgttcaaatttttatgatcaataaaagtaaatggtaaaaatataaattaaccATTACAGAATATTTGAGTCATTCTTTTCTTCTCTATCTATTATCTTTACTTTCACTTATAATTCTCTTAATATTTCATGTAAATCCCTAATTTCAGTAATTCTATTTCAGTACCATGTCACCATCAAAGCACCATGGCTGCTACATTGTATTTAAAGTAAGATTATGAACTATAAATCTAGATTTAATtcactttttcttcttgtttcgtGTCCTAATCTTTAGTTTTCCTAATTGCTCAAGTGTATAGCCTTTGTGATCATTGTTTATGAGACTTACTGTTTGTGATTAATTTGACAtgttatcttcttatctttttagcTTTTGCCATGTGTTTAATGGTTTGATGATATGATAATTAGTATTTAAGGTTAGAATTATGGTTAAGCTGCAATCAGTTAGCACCCTAAGATTGAGGCATTGGCTTTGTTCTTATCTTGTTTGATATTGAGGCATTGGCTTTTAAAAGGTTAGAATTATGGTTAACCTATAACGTGCTGAGTTAAATATGTTTGATGGCATGATTGTTGTAATGACATTATTGAAGGCCTGTTTTTCTTTTCAGTGTGATGGCATAGATGTTTCTCATATTTTTGTTGTAGGAATTAAATCAAGAGAGTGAGATTTTATCGCGAAAAGAGTTAAGAAGTAGGTCTTTTGGAACAAGCAACAGAGCAGCATGAAATATGATGGAGATTTTATGTATTAAGAGTTACATGTTATGACATTTATAGTTGAAAAATTATGTTATGTTTGATACTTTGTAT
This window contains:
- the LOC130975768 gene encoding calcium sensing receptor, chloroplastic-like, whose protein sequence is MSSSAAIFSGDLSSNDNLLLRRSPPATSPTAMISSGGILLRRIHDRCCEMATTTTKTAGARVSEEGVVETFHNDDDEALDAAENGVAFLVYKKALQSTGVDPQPVITAAKWSSNRTFKKISTQNYFMVDIRSEKDKDKASVPHLLSSVKNRMISIPLEELPSELRGLVRNVKKVEAELAALKISYLKKINKGSNIVIMDSYSDSAKIVARTLTSLGFKNTWIVADGFSRNKRWLQSRLGTDSYFSSFAEVLSPSRVIPAAVRGFGTTSQSSAKLLPGAD